The following is a genomic window from Verrucomicrobiota bacterium.
GGCGCCGAGTTGCCGGCTTCTACCCCCACGTTCATGCACCAATTAAAGCGTGCGGGTTACAGAACCTGGTTATCGGGAAAAATGCATTTTGTCGGGCCTGACCAGCATCATGGATTTGACCGTCGCCTGACCACGGATATTTATCCCTCTGGCTTCAACTGGACACCCGACTGGAGGCAAAGTCCTTGCCCCAACCCCGGCTCCGCCGTTGATCAGTTAAAAGACTCGGGGCTCTGCAAATGGAGCCTCCAACTGGACTATGATGAGGAAACCCACTTCCGCGCCATGGGTGCAATACAGGACCTTGCCCGTCTCCAGGATGATGATACGCCTTTT
Proteins encoded in this region:
- a CDS encoding sulfatase-like hydrolase/transferase, yielding MRKTPNILLIMADQLAAKYTGSYGHALVKTPHMDALAENGVLFNEAYCNCPICAPSRASFCAGKLVSNIGVYDNGAELPASTPTFMHQLKRAGYRTWLSGKMHFVGPDQHHGFDRRLTTDIYPSGFNWTPDWRQSPCPNPGSAVDQLKDSGLCKWSLQLDYDEETHFRAMGAIQDLARLQDDDTPF